In Luteitalea sp. TBR-22, one genomic interval encodes:
- a CDS encoding proline dehydrogenase family protein translates to MIDALSKAVFGTLAGSATLKRVASRYGMRGQGGFARRFVAGETIDEAIGAARAVEAQGLAQTLDLLGESVASEAEARAAAEAYLAMMPRIADAGVGRNISIKLTQLGLDLSADLAGAHLRRILARAGELGFFVRIDMENSPYIEATLALFESVWREGTTNVGVVLQSALKRSKDDLERVLALGARVRLVKGAYKEPAAVAYQSKAEVDDAYVRLMERLLRAGHFPAIATHDPDMIAAARRLATEAGVPQGAYEFQMLYGVRRDLQQSLRAEGFGMRVYIPYGREWFPYFMRRLGERPANVGFVLKSLLRER, encoded by the coding sequence ATGATCGACGCCCTGTCCAAGGCCGTGTTCGGCACGCTGGCCGGGAGCGCCACGCTCAAGCGCGTGGCGAGCCGCTACGGGATGCGGGGACAGGGTGGGTTCGCGCGCCGCTTCGTTGCCGGCGAGACCATCGACGAGGCGATCGGCGCGGCCCGCGCCGTGGAAGCGCAAGGCCTGGCCCAGACGCTCGACCTGCTCGGCGAGAGCGTGGCGAGCGAGGCCGAGGCACGCGCGGCCGCCGAGGCGTACCTCGCGATGATGCCCCGCATCGCCGACGCGGGCGTCGGCCGCAACATCTCCATCAAGCTCACCCAGCTCGGGCTGGACCTCTCGGCCGACCTGGCCGGGGCGCACCTGCGCCGCATCCTCGCCCGGGCGGGCGAGCTCGGGTTCTTCGTGCGCATCGACATGGAGAACTCGCCGTACATCGAGGCCACGCTGGCGCTGTTCGAGTCGGTGTGGCGCGAGGGCACGACCAACGTCGGCGTCGTGCTGCAATCGGCCCTCAAGCGCAGCAAGGACGACCTCGAACGGGTGCTGGCACTGGGCGCCCGGGTCCGCCTCGTCAAGGGTGCCTACAAGGAACCGGCAGCCGTCGCCTACCAGTCCAAGGCCGAGGTTGATGACGCGTACGTGCGCCTGATGGAGCGACTCCTGCGCGCCGGGCACTTCCCGGCCATCGCGACGCACGACCCGGACATGATCGCCGCCGCCCGACGCCTGGCGACCGAGGCCGGCGTGCCGCAAGGCGCCTACGAGTTCCAGATGCTCTATGGCGTGCGACGCGACCTGCAGCAGTCACTGCGGGCGGAGGGCTTCGGGATGCGTGTCTACATTCCGTACGGCCGCGAATGGTTCCCATACTTCATGCGTCGTCTTGGTGAACGCCCTGCGAACGTCGGGTTCGTACTGAAGAGCCTGCTGCGCGAGCGCTGA
- a CDS encoding M20/M25/M40 family metallo-hydrolase, with product MERARQLLRDLVAINSVNPSLVPGAPGEADAAACLAACLRESGLDVTVTEVVAGRPNVVGVLEGAQPGPTLLLCGHLDTVGVEGMADPFVPVERDGRLYGRGTQDMKAGLAACVGAARQLAAEGLPKGRLLVAGVVDEEYASLGAEALVRDWRADGAVVTEPTDLSVGVAHKGFAWLEINTHGRAAHGSRPEEGKDAILAMGRVLGVLERFDQELRARPTHPLLGSGSLHASTIAGGTEASVYPALCRLMIERRTLPGEDGARALHEVEQMLAVLKKNDPEFTADVSLIVERSGYDLDPAAELPQQLIVAGRARGLEARVAGMSYWTDAAILGGAGIPTVIFGPRGAGLHSPVEYVELASVDECAYTLAALARQFLG from the coding sequence ATGGAGCGGGCGAGGCAGCTGCTGCGCGACCTCGTCGCGATCAACTCGGTCAACCCGTCGCTCGTGCCGGGCGCGCCCGGCGAGGCCGACGCGGCGGCGTGCCTGGCCGCGTGCCTGCGCGAGTCGGGACTCGACGTGACGGTGACCGAGGTCGTCGCCGGCCGGCCCAACGTGGTCGGCGTGCTGGAGGGCGCGCAGCCGGGGCCGACCCTGCTGCTCTGCGGCCACCTCGACACGGTGGGCGTCGAGGGCATGGCCGACCCGTTCGTGCCGGTCGAGCGTGACGGGCGGCTCTACGGGCGAGGCACGCAGGACATGAAGGCGGGCCTGGCGGCCTGCGTCGGCGCGGCGCGGCAACTCGCGGCCGAGGGGCTCCCGAAGGGCCGCCTGCTCGTCGCCGGCGTCGTCGACGAGGAGTACGCCAGCCTGGGCGCCGAGGCGTTGGTGCGCGACTGGCGTGCGGATGGCGCGGTGGTCACCGAGCCCACCGACCTGAGCGTCGGCGTCGCGCACAAGGGCTTTGCGTGGCTCGAGATCAACACCCATGGCCGCGCGGCGCACGGCAGCCGTCCCGAAGAGGGCAAGGACGCGATCCTCGCGATGGGGCGCGTGCTCGGCGTGCTCGAGCGCTTCGACCAGGAACTGCGCGCCCGGCCGACCCACCCGCTGCTCGGCAGCGGGTCGCTGCACGCGTCGACGATTGCCGGCGGCACCGAGGCGAGCGTGTATCCCGCGTTGTGCCGCCTGATGATCGAGCGGCGCACGCTGCCCGGCGAGGACGGCGCGCGCGCGCTGCACGAAGTCGAGCAGATGCTCGCGGTGCTGAAGAAGAACGATCCCGAGTTCACGGCGGACGTCTCGCTGATCGTCGAGCGATCGGGATACGACCTCGATCCGGCTGCGGAGTTGCCGCAACAGCTGATCGTCGCCGGGCGCGCCCGCGGCCTCGAGGCCCGCGTGGCCGGCATGAGCTACTGGACCGACGCGGCCATCCTCGGAGGCGCGGGGATTCCCACCGTGATCTTCGGTCCCAGGGGCGCCGGCCTGCACAGCCCCGTGGAGTACGTCGAGCTCGCGAGCGTCGACGAGTGCGCCTACACGCTCGCGGCGTTGGCGCGGCAGTTCCTCGGGTAA
- a CDS encoding SDR family oxidoreductase produces MADRRTAVITGASSGIGEACARAFAREGLHVVLAARRAGELERVAADIAAAGGVATVAPCDVTDPAQVDALVARALAATGRLDVMVANAGLGYNGRLDETDTETMRRLMEVNYFGTFHAARAAVGHFRTVGAGHLFIVSSIVGRKGVPRMGAYAATKFAQVGLGESVRAELAGSGIHVTLVYPISTETGFRSAMAREWGQDVAGAGPRQSPDHVAATMVRALRRPRADVYPMRASRLVAVAAALLPGVADWVSTRFTRTPK; encoded by the coding sequence ATGGCCGACCGCCGAACCGCGGTGATCACGGGCGCCTCCTCGGGCATCGGGGAGGCGTGCGCCCGGGCCTTTGCACGGGAGGGCCTGCACGTGGTGCTGGCCGCCCGGCGGGCGGGTGAACTCGAGCGCGTCGCCGCCGACATCGCGGCCGCAGGTGGGGTTGCCACCGTGGCACCGTGCGACGTCACCGACCCGGCGCAGGTCGATGCCCTGGTGGCCCGGGCCCTCGCCGCGACCGGGCGGCTCGACGTGATGGTCGCCAACGCCGGCCTCGGCTACAACGGACGACTCGACGAGACCGACACGGAGACCATGCGGCGGCTGATGGAGGTCAACTACTTCGGCACCTTCCACGCCGCACGCGCCGCCGTCGGGCACTTCCGCACCGTCGGCGCCGGTCACCTCTTCATCGTGTCCTCCATCGTCGGCCGCAAGGGCGTGCCGCGGATGGGGGCTTACGCGGCGACCAAGTTCGCCCAGGTCGGGCTCGGCGAGTCGGTGCGCGCCGAGCTCGCAGGCTCGGGCATCCACGTCACGCTGGTGTACCCGATCAGCACCGAGACGGGCTTCCGCAGCGCGATGGCGCGTGAATGGGGCCAGGACGTCGCCGGCGCCGGACCGAGGCAGTCGCCCGACCACGTCGCCGCGACGATGGTGCGCGCGTTGCGACGACCACGGGCAGACGTCTACCCGATGCGCGCCTCGCGCCTGGTTGCCGTCGCCGCGGCCCTGCTGCCCGGCGTCGCCGATTGGGTGTCGACGAGGTTCACGAGGACGCCGAAGTGA
- a CDS encoding CCA tRNA nucleotidyltransferase → MQSAELTFARAIAEDVHARGGRALVVGGYVRDQLLGHPSKDIDLEVFGVPADDLKALLARFGAVNTVGESFTVFKVQGLDVSLPRRESKVGRGHKGFVVHGDPFLPFDEAARRRDFTINAIGWDPRTGEYLDPHGGRADLEARVLRMVDARTFGEDSLRVLRALQFAARFGCRVDEATAGVCRATPLDDLPAERVWGELEKLLLRSPRPSVGLHLARDLDVVGRLWPTLEALARCPQDPEWHPEGDVWTHTCMVVDEAATRKAAFTHPEQVALMLGALLHDIGKPLVTAEIDGRIKSPGHEGEGVPLATALLDAWQVHTLEGYPVRAQVLALVAWHMLPGAWWKAPEPVSDGAFRRLARKVDMVLLARLSEADCNGRGGTFDCSFGQWFLDRVAALGVEHAPPAPLLLGRHLIALGVAPGPRMGEILKAVYEQQLDGAVTTLEEAIDAARGNLKFDS, encoded by the coding sequence ATGCAGAGCGCCGAACTGACTTTCGCTCGTGCCATCGCCGAGGACGTGCATGCCCGAGGAGGCCGGGCGCTCGTCGTCGGCGGCTACGTGCGCGACCAGTTGCTCGGGCACCCGTCCAAGGACATCGACCTCGAGGTGTTCGGCGTGCCGGCCGACGACCTGAAGGCGCTGCTGGCGAGGTTCGGGGCGGTGAACACCGTCGGCGAGAGCTTCACCGTCTTCAAGGTGCAGGGACTCGACGTGTCGCTGCCGCGACGCGAGTCGAAGGTCGGGCGCGGGCACAAGGGCTTCGTGGTCCACGGCGACCCGTTCCTGCCCTTCGACGAGGCAGCTCGCCGGCGCGACTTCACGATCAACGCCATCGGGTGGGACCCGCGCACCGGCGAGTACCTCGACCCGCACGGCGGGCGGGCCGACCTCGAGGCGCGCGTCCTGCGGATGGTCGACGCCCGGACGTTCGGCGAGGACAGCCTGCGGGTGCTGCGGGCGCTGCAGTTCGCGGCGCGATTCGGTTGTCGAGTCGACGAGGCGACGGCGGGGGTGTGCCGGGCCACGCCGCTCGACGACCTGCCGGCCGAGCGCGTGTGGGGCGAGCTCGAGAAGCTGCTGCTCCGTTCGCCGCGGCCGTCGGTGGGCCTCCACCTCGCGCGCGACCTCGACGTCGTCGGGCGCCTCTGGCCGACCCTCGAGGCCCTGGCCCGCTGCCCGCAGGACCCCGAGTGGCACCCGGAAGGCGACGTGTGGACGCACACCTGCATGGTGGTGGACGAGGCCGCGACCCGGAAGGCGGCCTTCACGCATCCCGAGCAGGTGGCGCTGATGCTCGGCGCGCTGCTGCACGACATCGGCAAGCCGCTGGTGACCGCCGAGATCGACGGCCGGATCAAGAGCCCCGGCCACGAGGGCGAAGGCGTGCCGCTGGCCACCGCGCTGCTCGACGCCTGGCAGGTGCACACGCTCGAGGGCTACCCGGTGCGGGCGCAGGTGCTCGCGCTGGTCGCCTGGCACATGCTCCCGGGCGCCTGGTGGAAGGCGCCCGAGCCGGTCTCGGACGGCGCATTCCGTCGGCTCGCACGCAAGGTGGACATGGTGCTGCTGGCGCGTCTCTCGGAGGCCGACTGCAACGGCCGCGGCGGGACCTTCGACTGCAGCTTCGGCCAGTGGTTCCTCGACCGGGTCGCCGCGCTCGGCGTCGAGCATGCGCCGCCGGCGCCGCTGCTGCTCGGCCGCCACCTCATCGCGCTCGGCGTCGCGCCGGGGCCGCGCATGGGCGAGATCCTCAAGGCCGTCTACGAACAGCAGCTCGATGGCGCGGTGACGACGCTGGAGGAGGCCATCGACGCCGCCCGTGGCAATTTGAAATTCGACAGTTGA
- a CDS encoding threonine/serine dehydratase, with translation MLATLEGIRAAAARVQGIARRTPVLDLAPLLPLQVKCEQMQPIGAFKIRGAYNYLARMTEAQRAAGVITYSSGNHGQAVAFAAQRFGIPAVIVMPETAPAVKVEGARRWGAEVLFAGTTTVHRQARAEAIANERGLAIVPPFDCLPIIEGQGTAGLEIVAQVPEVRTVVVPVGGGGLISGVAAAVKLTDPSIRVVGVEPEGAPKMSQSLAAGMPVTLSAVSSIADGLMAVRPGVMNFLHVQAFVDEVITVSDAEIVDAARALWDSARIAIEPSGATSVAGALPRVADWAREGAVVAVLSGGNVSLASLAELLG, from the coding sequence ATGCTCGCCACCCTCGAGGGGATTCGCGCTGCCGCCGCGCGTGTGCAGGGCATCGCCCGCCGGACGCCGGTGCTCGACCTCGCGCCGCTGCTGCCGCTGCAGGTCAAGTGCGAGCAGATGCAGCCGATCGGCGCCTTCAAGATTCGCGGTGCCTACAACTACCTGGCGCGCATGACCGAGGCGCAGCGCGCCGCTGGCGTGATCACGTACTCGTCGGGCAACCACGGGCAGGCAGTGGCCTTCGCGGCGCAACGGTTCGGCATTCCTGCCGTCATCGTGATGCCGGAGACGGCCCCGGCGGTGAAGGTCGAGGGCGCGCGCCGCTGGGGCGCCGAGGTGCTGTTTGCGGGCACCACGACGGTGCACCGCCAGGCGCGCGCCGAGGCGATCGCCAACGAGCGCGGGCTCGCCATCGTGCCGCCCTTCGACTGCCTGCCGATCATCGAAGGGCAGGGCACGGCCGGGCTCGAGATCGTCGCGCAGGTGCCCGAGGTGCGGACGGTCGTGGTGCCGGTCGGCGGCGGCGGCCTCATCTCGGGCGTCGCCGCGGCCGTCAAGCTCACCGATCCGTCGATTCGCGTCGTCGGCGTCGAACCGGAGGGCGCGCCGAAGATGTCGCAGTCGCTGGCCGCAGGGATGCCGGTGACGCTGTCGGCGGTCAGCAGCATCGCCGACGGGTTGATGGCGGTCCGCCCGGGCGTGATGAACTTCCTGCACGTGCAGGCGTTCGTCGACGAGGTGATCACGGTGAGCGACGCCGAGATCGTCGACGCGGCGCGGGCGCTGTGGGACAGCGCGCGCATCGCGATCGAGCCGAGCGGCGCGACGTCGGTGGCCGGGGCGCTGCCGCGCGTCGCCGACTGGGCGCGCGAGGGAGCGGTTGTGGCCGTGCTGAGCGGCGGCAACGTCTCGCTCGCTTCGCTCGCCGAGCTGCTCGGGTAA
- a CDS encoding dienelactone hydrolase family protein — MRNRMAAVLLGAALVAHVRPAGAQTAAAAADPHAGHAMAHPIAQAATVADDPSLPPAEETAKARLNASPRHGEYADVAVPGGGTLRAWVSYPERKDKAPVVIVIHEIYGLSDWIRGVADQFAAAGYIAIAPDLLTGKGPNGGGTEAFASRDDVVAGVRGLTPDEVVMKLDAVRTYGVKLPAANGKSATVGYCWGGSTSFAYATKQPALDAAVVYYGSSPADLATLANVKAAVLGLYGENDARVNATIDGARAEMGRLGKTFEANVYPGAGHGFLRAQSGQNGANLKATQQAWPAMLAFLKKHVG; from the coding sequence ATGAGGAACCGCATGGCCGCCGTGCTGCTCGGCGCAGCGCTCGTCGCCCACGTGCGTCCGGCCGGGGCCCAGACGGCCGCGGCCGCCGCGGACCCCCACGCCGGGCACGCCATGGCGCACCCGATCGCGCAGGCCGCGACGGTCGCCGATGATCCGTCGCTGCCCCCCGCCGAGGAGACCGCCAAGGCGCGGCTGAACGCGTCACCCCGGCACGGCGAGTACGCCGACGTCGCCGTGCCCGGCGGCGGCACGCTACGCGCCTGGGTTTCGTACCCCGAGCGCAAGGACAAGGCGCCGGTCGTCATCGTCATCCACGAGATCTACGGCCTGTCGGACTGGATCCGCGGCGTCGCCGACCAGTTCGCCGCCGCCGGCTACATCGCCATCGCCCCCGACCTGCTCACCGGCAAGGGACCCAACGGCGGCGGCACCGAGGCGTTCGCCTCCCGCGACGACGTGGTGGCGGGCGTGCGAGGGCTGACGCCCGACGAGGTGGTCATGAAGCTGGACGCCGTACGCACCTATGGCGTCAAGCTGCCGGCGGCCAACGGCAAGTCGGCCACCGTCGGCTACTGCTGGGGCGGTTCCACGAGCTTCGCGTATGCCACGAAGCAGCCAGCCCTCGATGCGGCCGTCGTCTACTACGGGAGTTCCCCGGCCGACCTCGCGACGCTGGCCAACGTCAAGGCGGCCGTGCTCGGCCTGTACGGCGAGAACGACGCCCGCGTCAATGCGACGATCGACGGCGCCAGGGCGGAGATGGGCAGGCTGGGCAAGACCTTCGAGGCCAACGTCTACCCCGGCGCCGGGCACGGGTTCCTGCGGGCGCAGTCAGGGCAGAACGGGGCGAACCTGAAGGCCACGCAGCAGGCCTGGCCGGCGATGCTCGCCTTCCTCAAGAAGCACGTCGGCTAG
- a CDS encoding NAD-dependent epimerase/dehydratase family protein, which produces MRVFVTGATGYIGSAVVDALQRASHEVVALVRHQEKARRLADRGVDSAVGTLGNPNTWRTQASSCEAFVHAAFEPSPKGVEIERIALETLIDLARHAAERGPAVLVYTSGIWVLGPAPDPVDETAPLAPVDLVAWRPAHEQWVLDAGGGALRAAVIRPGIVYGGSRGIVSDLLASAENGLMRIVGNGENHWPLVYDRDLADLYARVVASEDGHGVFHGTDGADEQVRAIADAIAAHRPHPPDIRFVPIAEARAKMGPYADALALDQRIRSARSLALGWSPTLHSVSGNIPRLFEELRRGRARREQDQQDS; this is translated from the coding sequence ATGCGAGTGTTCGTGACGGGAGCCACCGGCTACATCGGGTCGGCCGTGGTCGACGCGTTGCAGCGCGCGTCGCACGAGGTGGTGGCGCTGGTCCGGCACCAGGAAAAGGCGCGTCGGCTTGCCGATCGCGGCGTCGATTCAGCTGTCGGGACCCTCGGCAACCCGAATACCTGGCGCACCCAGGCCTCCTCCTGCGAGGCCTTCGTGCACGCGGCCTTCGAGCCCTCCCCCAAGGGTGTCGAGATCGAGCGCATCGCCCTCGAGACCCTGATCGATCTCGCGCGGCACGCCGCCGAGCGCGGCCCCGCCGTCCTCGTCTACACGTCGGGCATCTGGGTGCTCGGCCCGGCCCCCGATCCCGTCGACGAGACGGCACCGCTGGCGCCCGTGGACCTGGTGGCCTGGCGCCCGGCGCACGAGCAGTGGGTGCTCGACGCCGGCGGCGGCGCCCTGCGCGCCGCGGTGATTCGGCCGGGCATCGTCTACGGTGGGTCGCGCGGCATCGTGTCGGACCTGCTGGCCTCGGCCGAGAACGGGCTGATGCGCATCGTCGGCAACGGCGAGAACCACTGGCCGCTCGTCTACGATCGCGACCTGGCCGACCTCTACGCGCGTGTCGTCGCCAGCGAGGATGGGCACGGGGTGTTCCACGGCACCGACGGCGCCGACGAGCAGGTCCGCGCGATCGCCGACGCGATCGCCGCGCACCGCCCGCATCCGCCCGACATCCGCTTCGTGCCGATCGCCGAGGCCCGCGCCAAGATGGGGCCCTACGCCGACGCGCTGGCGCTCGACCAGCGGATCCGCAGCGCCCGCTCGCTGGCGCTCGGCTGGTCGCCCACGCTGCACTCGGTGTCGGGGAACATCCCACGCCTGTTCGAGGAACTGCGTCGCGGACGCGCCCGCCGCGAGCAGGACCAGCAGGACTCGTAA
- a CDS encoding AMP-binding protein, translating to MAHGPGETPSPGRAPVPARATLLDFFHDATRRTGAFLVHDDGYRTWSYRYDEVGAAARRVAARLHAAGLAKGDAVVLWGENRPEWIVAFWACLLRGIVVVPIDFRSAPALVDHIGGIVKARLLLAGEDVEAAAVTLDVPRWPLATMLRETEGESPGRGPGPGEPPPVPITADDTAEIIFTSGATAEPKGVIITHRNVLANIVPIEREMAKYQRYIRPFSPIRFLNLLPLSHMFGQAMATFVPPMLGGTVVFMRSLAPADIVGQIRARRISVLVSVPKILDVLREHVRHRFPETLAVQPPPDSGIAPLPKEKWYRRWWRFRRVHRAFGMKFWSAVVGAAPLDPELEAFWGGLGFLVVQGYGLTETAPIVTLNHPLNARRGSVGKPIHGVEVKIADDGEILVRGDNVSQGYFGGTTEATRTRADGWLHTGDIGGLDEQGRLYIRGRKKEMIVTPEGLNVFPEDVERALLAETGVRDAAVVGRHWEGEERVHAVLVLDDPAAMARVVQGANSRLGDHQKIRSASIWTGADLPRTEGTRKLKRTALRAWAESGEQPAVRPVTGEDPLQHVIGRFAKGRDDVDDDTPIETLALSSLERVELLMALEQQFQTIVDEGAFAAARTVGDLRTLVGDRESGIADRERPTAATLDRAGTTGPTGTEPDAPRRLGGTADATPFDFPRWNRAPWAYWLRRLSLPTWILPLGRVFAWVHVEGREHLEGLRGPVVFAATHQSHMDTPILLMALPRRWRYATAVAMAKEFFTAHFHPEGQPIGRRLTNGANYYLASLFFNAFPIPQREAGARHTLRYIGQLFEEGQSLLIFPEGKRTMDGEINPFRAGIGMIGSKLGVPVVPVRLEGADRLLHQKAKFPTPGRVRVTFGPPLYLEGDDYAALAGQVEAAVRALGNSKFEI from the coding sequence ATGGCTCACGGCCCCGGCGAGACGCCATCGCCAGGGCGTGCCCCCGTCCCGGCGCGGGCCACGCTCCTCGACTTCTTCCACGACGCCACCCGGCGCACCGGCGCCTTCCTGGTGCACGACGACGGCTACCGGACGTGGTCCTACCGCTACGACGAGGTCGGCGCAGCCGCCCGGCGGGTGGCTGCGCGCCTGCACGCCGCGGGCCTCGCCAAGGGCGACGCCGTGGTGCTCTGGGGCGAGAACCGTCCCGAGTGGATCGTTGCGTTCTGGGCCTGCCTGCTGCGCGGGATCGTCGTGGTGCCGATCGACTTCCGCTCGGCCCCGGCGCTGGTCGACCACATCGGCGGCATCGTCAAGGCCAGGCTGCTGCTCGCCGGTGAGGACGTGGAGGCCGCCGCGGTCACGCTCGACGTGCCACGCTGGCCGCTCGCCACCATGTTGCGGGAGACCGAGGGCGAGTCACCGGGCCGGGGCCCCGGGCCCGGCGAGCCGCCGCCGGTCCCGATCACGGCCGACGACACGGCGGAGATCATCTTCACGTCGGGGGCCACCGCCGAGCCCAAGGGCGTGATCATCACGCACCGCAACGTGCTCGCCAACATCGTGCCGATCGAGCGCGAGATGGCGAAGTACCAGCGGTACATCCGGCCGTTCTCGCCGATCCGCTTCCTCAACCTGCTGCCCCTGAGCCACATGTTCGGGCAGGCCATGGCGACGTTCGTGCCGCCGATGCTCGGGGGCACGGTCGTCTTCATGCGATCGCTGGCGCCGGCCGACATCGTCGGCCAGATCCGGGCGCGCCGCATCTCGGTGCTCGTGTCGGTGCCCAAGATCCTCGACGTGCTGCGCGAGCACGTACGGCACCGGTTCCCCGAGACGCTGGCGGTGCAGCCGCCGCCCGATTCGGGCATCGCCCCCCTGCCGAAGGAGAAGTGGTACCGGCGGTGGTGGCGCTTCCGCCGCGTGCACCGCGCCTTCGGGATGAAGTTCTGGAGTGCGGTGGTGGGCGCGGCGCCGCTCGACCCGGAACTCGAGGCGTTCTGGGGCGGTCTGGGCTTCCTCGTCGTGCAGGGCTACGGCCTCACCGAGACGGCGCCGATCGTCACCCTGAACCACCCGCTGAACGCGCGGCGCGGCAGCGTCGGCAAGCCGATCCACGGCGTCGAGGTGAAGATCGCCGACGACGGCGAGATCCTGGTGCGCGGCGACAACGTGTCGCAGGGCTACTTCGGCGGCACCACCGAGGCGACCCGCACGCGTGCCGACGGCTGGCTGCACACCGGCGACATCGGCGGCCTCGACGAGCAGGGGCGGCTCTACATCCGGGGCCGCAAGAAGGAGATGATCGTCACCCCGGAAGGCCTCAACGTCTTCCCGGAGGACGTCGAGCGCGCCCTGCTCGCCGAGACCGGGGTCCGCGACGCCGCCGTCGTGGGGCGGCACTGGGAAGGCGAGGAGCGCGTGCACGCCGTGCTGGTGCTCGACGATCCCGCCGCCATGGCCCGCGTCGTCCAGGGCGCCAACAGTCGCCTCGGCGATCACCAGAAGATTCGCAGCGCCTCGATCTGGACCGGCGCCGACCTGCCTCGGACCGAGGGCACGCGCAAGTTGAAGCGCACGGCGCTGCGCGCCTGGGCGGAGTCGGGCGAGCAACCGGCGGTACGGCCGGTGACCGGCGAGGACCCGCTGCAGCACGTCATCGGCCGCTTCGCCAAGGGGCGTGACGACGTCGACGACGACACGCCGATCGAGACGCTGGCCCTCAGCTCGCTCGAACGCGTGGAACTGCTCATGGCGCTCGAGCAGCAGTTCCAGACCATCGTCGACGAGGGCGCGTTCGCGGCCGCCCGCACGGTGGGGGACCTGCGCACCCTCGTCGGGGATCGGGAATCGGGGATCGCGGATCGGGAACGGCCCACCGCGGCGACGCTCGACCGGGCTGGGACGACCGGCCCGACCGGCACCGAACCGGACGCACCGCGCCGGCTCGGTGGAACAGCCGACGCGACGCCCTTCGATTTTCCGCGCTGGAACCGCGCGCCCTGGGCGTACTGGCTGCGGCGCCTCAGCCTGCCGACGTGGATCCTGCCGCTCGGCCGCGTCTTCGCATGGGTGCACGTGGAGGGGCGCGAGCACCTGGAGGGGCTGCGCGGCCCCGTGGTGTTCGCGGCGACGCACCAGAGCCACATGGACACGCCCATCCTCCTGATGGCCCTCCCCCGGCGCTGGCGCTACGCGACCGCGGTGGCGATGGCCAAGGAGTTCTTCACGGCCCATTTCCACCCGGAGGGCCAGCCGATCGGCCGGCGGCTCACCAACGGCGCGAACTACTACCTCGCGTCGCTGTTCTTCAACGCGTTCCCCATCCCGCAGCGCGAGGCGGGAGCGCGCCATACGCTCCGCTACATCGGCCAGCTCTTCGAGGAGGGGCAATCGTTGCTGATCTTCCCGGAAGGCAAGCGGACGATGGACGGCGAGATCAACCCGTTCCGGGCCGGAATCGGGATGATCGGCTCGAAACTGGGGGTGCCCGTGGTGCCGGTGCGGCTCGAGGGCGCCGACCGCCTGCTGCACCAGAAGGCGAAGTTCCCCACGCCCGGGCGGGTGCGGGTGACCTTCGGGCCGCCGCTGTACCTCGAGGGCGACGATTACGCCGCGCTGGCCGGGCAGGTGGAGGCAGCGGTGCGTGCCCTCGGCAATTCGAAGTTCGAAATTTGA
- the infA gene encoding translation initiation factor IF-1 — protein sequence MTAVHSGGLYRVQCDSGQEVLAQLSGRMRRFRIKVVPGDRVTVGVSPYDPVRGIITFRVR from the coding sequence GTGACCGCGGTGCACAGCGGCGGGCTGTATCGCGTGCAGTGTGATTCCGGCCAGGAAGTGCTCGCGCAGCTGAGCGGCCGCATGCGCCGGTTCCGCATCAAGGTGGTGCCGGGCGACCGCGTCACCGTGGGCGTGTCGCCGTACGACCCCGTCCGCGGCATCATCACCTTCCGCGTGCGCTAG
- a CDS encoding tetratricopeptide repeat protein: MSDARVPVRVVRTRFPSLRDDHLRSLAQWRLILPTRDQGETWYSFADLATLREVHEALQQGTPLKAIVRHLLAARQGQLTLFGGEAAARDEGRARVVTLAPRSSRGEATADQSPVDVTRAEEAFERATALEATPGHARGVVMQAYRDALAFDPTLVPALINLGNLHYASGHLPEAAALYLQALQQAPESFEAWFNLGHTHHDEGRFAEAVRCYARALELGPDSAEACFYLAVAYEKLGRSQDARPLWQRYQRLAPEGEWIALAREFGE; encoded by the coding sequence ATGTCCGATGCGCGGGTGCCGGTGCGTGTGGTCCGCACGAGGTTTCCCTCGCTGCGCGACGACCACCTGCGGTCCCTCGCGCAGTGGCGCCTCATCCTCCCGACCCGTGACCAGGGCGAGACCTGGTACTCGTTTGCCGACCTCGCGACGCTGCGCGAGGTGCACGAGGCGCTGCAACAGGGGACACCGCTCAAGGCGATCGTGCGCCACCTGCTGGCCGCACGGCAGGGGCAGTTGACGCTGTTCGGCGGCGAGGCGGCGGCGCGCGACGAGGGACGGGCCCGGGTGGTCACGCTGGCCCCCAGGAGTTCGCGAGGCGAGGCGACGGCCGACCAGTCGCCGGTGGACGTCACGCGTGCCGAGGAAGCCTTCGAGCGCGCCACCGCCCTCGAAGCGACGCCGGGTCACGCGCGGGGCGTGGTCATGCAGGCCTACCGGGACGCGCTGGCCTTCGATCCCACGCTGGTGCCCGCGCTCATCAATCTGGGCAACCTGCACTACGCCTCGGGGCACCTGCCCGAAGCGGCCGCGCTGTACCTGCAGGCCCTGCAGCAGGCGCCGGAGTCCTTCGAGGCGTGGTTCAATCTCGGGCACACCCATCACGACGAGGGACGCTTCGCCGAGGCGGTCCGCTGCTATGCGCGCGCCCTCGAACTCGGGCCGGACTCGGCCGAGGCGTGTTTCTACCTTGCGGTGGCGTACGAGAAGCTCGGGCGGTCGCAGGACGCGCGACCACTCTGGCAGCGCTATCAACGGCTCGCGCCGGAGGGCGAGTGGATCGCGCTGGCCCGGGAGTTCGGGGAGTGA